From the genome of Nocardia mangyaensis:
GCGCAGGCCGAGGAACACGATCACGCACACCAGCAGCAGCGCGACCATGTAGATGATGAACGGCGCGCGCAGACCGAGCCCGGCCAACGCGCCACCGACCAGCGGGCCCAGCAGTGACCCGAGCAGGAAACTCGTCGAATAGACCCCCGAGACGCGACCGCGCGCGGCGGGCGGCGACACCCGGATGATCAGCGCCATCGACGACACCGTGAACATGGTCGACCCGATGCCACCGAGCGAACGCAGCACCAGCAGTTGCCAATACGTCTGGGCCAGCGCGCACGCACCCGTCGACAGCGCGACGATCACGATGCCCGCCAGATAGACCCGCCGCTCCCCCAGCATCTGCACCAGCCGCCCGCTGGCGGGCGCGAACAGCAGGCGCATCAACGCGAACGCGCTGACGATCGCCGAGGCCGCCGCGATGCCCACGCCGAACTCGCGCGCGTACTGCGGCAGGACCGGAGCGACCAGGCCGAAGCCGAGCGCGATCACGAACGCCGCCGCGATCAGTACCCAGATCTCACCGGGTAGCCGGACTTTGGTGCCGGAGCTCACTCGCCCAGCGCCTGGTTCACCATCTCCTCGGCGGCGGCCTGCACCTGGGTCAGGTGCTCGGGGCCGAGGAACGATTCGGCGTAGATCTTGTACTTGTCCTCGGTGCCCGACGGGCGCGCGGCGAACCAGGCGTTCTCGGTGGTCACCTTCAATCCGCCCAGTGGGGCGCCGTTGCCGCGCGCGGTGGTGATGATGCCGGTGATCTCCTCGCCCGCGATCTCGGTGCCGGTGACGGCATCCGGACTCAACCGGGCGAGTTTGGCCTTCTGGTCGCTGGTCGCGATCGCGTCGATCCGCGCGTAAGCGGGGCTGCCGTGCTGGCGTTCGAGCTCGCCGTACCTGGCCGAGGGTGTCTGTCCGGTGACGGCGGCGATCTCGGCGGCGAGCAGCGACAGCAGGATGCCGTCCTTGTCGGTGGTCCAGACGGTGCCGTCCATCCGCAGGAAGGACGCGCCGGCACTCTCCTCACCGCCGAAAGCCAGGCTGCCGCTGAACAAGCCGGGCACGAACCATTTGAAGCCGACCGGCACCTCGTGCACATCGCGCCCGAGCACGCCGACCACCCGGTCCACCATCGAGGAGGTGACCACGGTCTTGCCGATCTTGGTGAGCGCGTCCCACCACATCCGGTTGGCGACCAGGTATTCGATCGCCACGGCCAGGAAGTGGTTGGGGTTCATCAGGCCACCGTCGGGGGTGACGATGCCGTGCCGGTCGGCGTCGGCGTCGTTGCCGGTGGAGATGTCGTAGTCGTCCTTGATGCCGACCAGCGCGGCCATGGCGTGCCGCGACGACGGGTCCATCCGGATCTGGCCGTCGCTGTCGAGGGTCATGAAACGCCAGGTCGGATCGACGGAGGGATTGACCACCTCGAGCTCGAGGTCGAAGCGCTGCCCGATCTCCTCCCAGTAGTCGACGCTCGCCCCGCCCATCGGGTCGGCGCCCATCCTGATCCCGGCGCCGCGAATCGCGTCCAGGTTCAACGCGTTCGGCAGATCGGCGACGTACTGGTCGAGGTAGTCGTAGCGCTCGACGTGGGTGGCCATCGCCTGGGCGAGCGAAACCCGCTTGACCTCGGCCAGACCGCCGCGCAGCAGGTCGTTGGCGCGCGCGGCGATGGTGTCGGTGGCCTTGGAGTCGGCCGGGCCACCGTGCGGGGGGTTGTATTTGAAGCCGCCGTCGCGCGGCGGATTGTGCGAGGGGGTGACCACGATGCCGTCGGCCTGATGCTTGGTGCCGCCCCGATTGTGGCGCAGCACAGCGTGACTCAGCGCGGGTGTGGGGGTGTAGCGACCACGGGCGTCGACCACCGCGGTGATGTCGTTGCCGGCGAGCACCTCGAGCGCGGTGGTCCAGGCCGGTTCGGACAGCGCGTGGGTGTCGCGCGCCAAATAGACCGGACCGGTGATCCCGCGGGTGGCACGGTATTCGACGATCGCCTGGGTGATCGCCATGATGTGGGCCTCGTTGAACGCGCCGTCCTCGCTGGACCCGCGATGACCGGAGGTACCGAAAACCACCTGCTGGCTCGGCTCGGCCGGATCGGGGACGCGGCTGTAGTACGCGGTGACCAGGTGGGCGATGTCCACCAGGTCGGTCGGGCGGGCGGGCCGTCCGGCGCGATCGTGGGCCATGGTGGGGGTTCCCTTCCGTGTCGGCTGCGCGCGGCTGGTCATGAGGATCATGCGCACAACCACTGGGTCAGGGGACCGAGCAACGCCGAACCGACAATGCTAACGGTTGGCGACTCGCACGGCAGCCGGTCCCGAACCGGGGCCACGCCGCCTCCTGATGTGGGAGCTCGCATCTCGACCATCGGATGGCCCCCTTCCCTCGTCGGATTCACGTACTCGCCCCGCCCGCCGCGCACCAACGGACCGGAAAGGCCACCGCCGTACCCGTCGCACCGGTGCCGGTCAGTCCAGGGAGCTCACGGCGCCGATCCGATGGTGGTCGTTGCTCATGGTATCGAGCCGCACCGACACGACAACGGCCCGGACCGATCATCGCCAGGTCCGGGCCGTTGTCGTGTCAGCGGATCAGTGCGCGAGCACCGGTTCCCCCTCGGCCGGCGCGGGCACCGTGTTCGGCATGAGCACGCCGATCACGATCGCACCGAGCACGAAGGCCGCACTCGCCCACCAGAAGCTGGTGACGTAGCTCTCGATCGCGCCCTGCGCCATGGTGAGTGGGCCCGCCTCGTGCGCGGACACGTAGTCGGCCATCGCGGTGGCGGCGATCGTGCTCAGCAGCGCGGTGCCGATGGAACCGCCGACCTGCTGGCTGGTGTTGACCATCGCCGAGGCCACGCCGGCGTCCTCGTGCTGCACTCCGGCCGTCGAACCCTGGAACGCGGTGGCCATCGCGCCACCGAGACCGAGGCCGAGCAGGATCAGCGCGGGCAGGATGTGGGTGGCGTAGGCGGTGTCGAGGCCGATCCGGGTCAGCCACACCATGCCCGCCGCGGCGACCAGGAAGCCGCCACTGATGACCACCTTCGGACCCACCCTCGGCAGCACCAGCGAAGGCACGGTCGTCGAGGACGCGATCATGCCCGCGACCATCGGCAGGAACGCCACACCGGTCATGATCGGTGAGTAGCCCAGCGTCAGCTGCATGTAGTAGGTGAGGAACAGGAAGATCGCGAACATCCCGATGCCCATGACGAACACCGTCAGATAGGCGCCACCGCGGGTGCGGTCGGCAACGATGCGCAGCGGCAGCAGCGGATGCGCGACCCGGGTCTCGAGCCAGACGAACGCGGCGAGCAGCACGGTGCCGCCGATCAGGAAGGCCAGTGTGGTCGGATCGCTCCAGCCGTGCGACTCGGCGTGGGAGAAGCCGTAGACGATGCCGAACAGCGCGGCGGTGACGGCGATGGTGCCGGGCCAGTCCAGCTTGGGCCGCGAGCTTGCGGTGTGCTTGGCCAGCAACAGCACGGCGCCGACGAGCGCGACGGCGGCGAAGATCAGGTTGACATACATCGCCCAGCGCCACGAGGCCCATTCCGTGAGCACGCCACCGAGCAGCAGGCCGATCGCGCCACCGGTACCGGCCACGGCGCCGAAGATGCCGAAGGCCTTGGCGCGTTCCTTGGGTTCGGTGAAGGTGACCGTCAGCAGCGACAGCGCGGCGGGCGCGAGCAGCGCGCCGAACACACCTTGGCCGACCCGGGCCGCGACGAGCATCTCGAAACTGGTGGCCGCGCCGCCGACCGCGGAGGCGACCGCGAAGCCGACCAGGCCGACGATGAAGGTGTTGCGGCGACCGAACAGGTCACTGAGCCTGCCACCGAGCAGGAGCAGGCTGCCGAAGGCCAGCGCGTATCCGGTGATGACCCATTGCCGATCGGCGTCGGGGAAGCCCAGGTCGGCTTGGGCGGCGGGCAGCGCGATGTTCACGATCGTCGCGTCGAGCACGACCATCAGTTGGGCGATGCCGAGCACGGCCAGCACCCACCAGCGCAGGGCATGCGAGCCGCGGCGGCCGGCCTCGGGGCCGTTCGCGGGGCCCGGTGTCCCCTTTTCGAGTGTGGTGGTCATAACTCCCCTTGTCAGTCTTCGGTGGGCTGCCCCGGTGGCATAATTGGAGATACTTCCTCCGCTTCAAATGAAGCTACCAGAGTAACGGAGAAACCACCTCCACTTAATCCGTGAATTGATAGGATGTAGTTGTGAATCACGCCACGACGACTGCCGTTCCACCTCGCCGCCTGCGCGCCGATGCCGTGCGCAACCAGCAGCGCATCGTCGCGGCCGCTCGCGAACTCTTCGCCGATCACGGCCTCGAGATCACCCTCGACGACGTCGCCGAGCGCGCCGGGGTCGGCGTCGGCACGGTCTACCGTCGCTTCGCCAACAAGAAGGAACTCATCGCCGAGGTCTTCGATCAGCACATGGTCGACTTCGCCGACGCGGCCGACGAGGCCATGCGCAATCCCGACGCCTGGCTGGGCCTGGTCGAGTTCTTCGAAGACGCCTGCCGGCATCTGGCGACCAACCGCGGCTTCGGCGAGGTGATGCTCGAACTGGAGGAGGATCCGGCCCGCTTCGCCGAGCTGCGCGACCGGATCCGCCCCTCGGTCACCGCGATCATCGATCGCGCGCGCGAGGCCGGCGCGGTCCATCCCGACGTCACCACCACCGACTTCTTCGCGCTGATCCACATGGTCAACGCCTTCGCCGAATTCGCCGGACCGGTGAATTCCGAAGTCTGGCAACGCTATATGGCCATCACCCTCAACGGCGTCCGCACCGATGCCGTGCCGCGCAGGCCACTGCTGGTCGATCCACTCACCGACCAGGAGGTCGAGCAGGCCAAGGCCGCCGGCTGCCTCGGACGTCGCCGCTGAGCGGTAGCTCAGCCGTAGCAGTAGCGCGCGTCACAGTCCATCCTCTACTGTTGGACACATGACCAAGAGCACCTGGGTGAACTGGGCAGGCGAGCAGCGCTGCACACCCGCCGTCGTCGCCGCGCCGCGTGACGTCGAGGAACTGGCCGAGACCGTCACCTCCGCCGCCGAGGCGGGCCGGACCGTGCGCGTCGCGGGGTCGGGCCACTCCTTCACCGACGCGGTGCTCACCGATGGCACGCTGGTCGACCTGCGTCGGCTGAACAAGGTGCTCGACGTCGACGCGAGCACCGGGCGCGTCCGCGTGGAAGCCGGTCTCACCCTCAACGCGGCCAACCCGCTGCTGCATCAGCACGGCCTCGCCTTCCCCAACCTGGGCGACATCGACACCCAGTCCCTCGCGGGCGCCACCGCCACCGCGACCCACGGCACCGGCGCGAAGTTGCCCAACATTTCCGCCGCCCTGCACGCGGTGGAGCTCATGCGGGCCGACGGCACGACCGTCGAACTCGACGCGCGGACCGATCCGGACGGATGGCGGGCCGCGCGGGTGAGTATCGGCGCGCTCGGCATCGTCACCGCGGCGACCCTGCAGCTGCAGCCCTCATTCGTGCTGGAGAACGTCGAGCGGCCGGTGCCGATCGAGGAAGTCCTCGCCGACCTCGACGAATACATCGACGGCAACGACCATTTCGAGTTCTTCGCCTTCGCGCACAGCACGCTCGCGATGACCAAGGCGCTCAACCGGACCGACGCGCCGGAACAACCGCGCGGCGCGGTGCGCGAGTGGCTCAACGACATCCTGCTCTCGAACCACCTCTATGACGGAATGTGCAAGCTGGGCAAGCGAATTCCCGCCACCATTCCCTACATTCACCGCGTCGCCTCCCGCGCGGGCAGCAACAATCGCCAGGTCGATCGCTCCTACCGGGTCTTCGCCACCCCGCGCCTGGTCAAGTTCAACGAGATGGAATACGCCATCCCGCGCGCACACGCCGCCACCGCGATCCGCGAGATCCTGGAGCTGAGCAAGCGATTCGACACCCTGATGCCGATCGAAGTGCGCTGGGTCGCGCCCGACGACGCCTTCCTCTCCCCGGCCGGCGGCCGCGAGACCTGCTACATCGCCGTGCACCAGTACGAGGGCATGGTGTGGGAACCGTATCTGCGGGCCTGCGAAGCGGTTTTCGACCGCTACGACGGCAGGCCGCACTGGGGCAAGCACCACTTCCAGACCGCCGCGACGCTGAGCCCCCGCTACCCTGAGTGGGACCGGTTCACCGAGGTCCGGCGACGGTTCGACCCCACCGGCGTGTTCGCCAACGACTACGTGCGCCGGGTACTCGGCCCGCTCGACTGACGCGGACACCGCCGGACAACCGGTGCGCCGGTTCTCGCCCACCGGTGCGCCGCGCGCCCGCACTGATGGAATGATGGTCGGTGATAACCGAAGCGCCACAAGCACTTCGCCCCTGCACCGAAAGGGCGACCATGGCCCACACCCCCAGCGTGCTGTTCGTCTGTGTCCACGATGCGGGCCGATCACAGATGGCGGCGGGATTCCTCCGGGCGCTGGCCGGTGACCGCATCGAGGTGCGCACCGGCGGCAGCGAACCGGCGAACGAACTCAATCCCGCCGCGGTCGCGGTGATGGCCGAGATCGATATCGACATCTCCGGCGCACGGCCGACCCCGCTCGCCCACGATGCCGTCGGGCTCTCCGATGTGGTGGTGACCATGGGCTGCGGCGAAGTGTGTCCCTATTTCCCCGGGATCAGCTATCGCGACTGGGTGCTCGCCGACCCGGCCGGTCAGCCGATCGAGGTGGTGCGCAACATTCGCGATCACCTGCGGATCCTGGTCGGCAATCTGATCGCGGAACTGGTACCCGTGCCGGCCCGGTGATGTCCGATTCGTTCAAGACGACCTCGCGCGAGTGTCCCTAGGCTGCGGGTATGACTCCACAGCTCGACGTGATCTCGATCATCGTCTCCGATATGGCGACCTCACTCGCCTTCTACCGCAGGCTGGGACTGGTGTTCCCGGACGGCGCGGAATCCGAAGGACACGCCGAGGCGCCGCTCGGTGGTGGCCTGCGCCTGGCGCTGGACACCGAGCAGACCATCGCCTCGTTCACCCCGGACTGGCGACCCCCGACCGGCCCCGGCCGAAGCAGCATCGCGTTCCGCTGCGCCGATCCGGCCGAGGTCGACAAGGTCTACGCCGAACTGGTCGAGGCGGGCCACCACGGCGAACTGGCGCCGTGGGACGCCTTCTGGGGTCAGCGTTACGCCTCGCTCACCGACCCCGACGGGCACGGGATCGACCTCTACGCGCCGTTGCCCAGCGAATAGGCCGACCAGGAGTGTGGTTCGCGTAGCCGCTGCTGGTAGCGGCCGAGGATCTCGCGGACCTCGTCGCTGACCGGGAGTTCTCCGGTCAGCCGCGTCCAGAGATGGGCGTCGTGCTCGGTCAGCGTCACCGGGCCGGTCGTGGCGACCTCGGCGACGAAGGTGAACTGCCTGGTGCGGGCGCCGCTGCTGGACAGGTAGTCGAATTCGCCCAGGTAGTCGCTGACCTCGGTGACCCGCAGGCCGGTTTCCTCGGCGATCTCGCGGGTCAGCGCGTCGTCGAGGGCCTCGCCCGGCTCGACGACCCCGCTCGGCAATTCCCACCGGCCACCCAGGAAATCCGATCGTCGGCGGCGGAGGATGAGCACCCGGTGATGGCGGACGACGACGGCGCCGACGACAAGTCGACGGACTTCATCTCGTTCGGCTTCGATACGAAGGTTTGAATACACGGATTCGTCGATCATCGGGTCACATCCTCTCGTCGGTGTTCCGGACTGGCCTTGTACAAGCGACGGGGCGTGCCCACTGAGCATAACTTTCCCCGGTGACGTTTCCGAACGGGACTTTCCGGGCGCCGAGCTCCGACGATCACCGGGAGCACAGCGCGCCGACCGTGCATCCGGCCAGGTCACGCACCTCCCTGGACAGGTGCGCCTGGTCGGCGAAGCCGGTGGCCGCCGCCGTCTCGGCCGCCGATCTCCCCGCCCGAATTCGCGCCAGGGCCCGTTGGAACCGCAGAACACGAGCCAACATCTTGGGTCCGTAGCCGAAGGCCGGCAGTGAGCGCCGGTGCAACGTCCGTGCCGACAGCCCCGTTCCGACTGCGATGTCGGCGACCGATCCGCCCGCGGCGAGCATGCCCACGACCGCGGTGAGCGCGGGATCGGGTGGTTTCGCCTCGGCCGCGAGCTCCGCCGCGATCGTGTCCAATGCCGCAACGCGGTCGGGCGCGTTGTCGAGGCGGTCGAGGAGTGCACGGGCCCTGCGATCGGTGAACACCTCCGACAACCCGACCCGCTGGTCGCGCAGCTCGACCGCGGGAATCCCCAGCAGCGCCGGTGCGGTGCCCGGCGCGAACCGGATGCCGACGTAGTCGCCCGCTGGGCCGGCCGTGGTGTGGAAGGTCCGCGAATCCGGACCGGCCACCATCAGCGCGCCCTCGGTCCAGATCAGGTCCATACAGCCGTCGGGATACACCGGGACCGAACCGGACCGCCCGGACACGCTCCACACCACGGCACGGTCGACCCGTGCTGCGCGCTCCCGGTAGTCGGCCATGCCACGACGGTAGACCCGGCCACCGACAGATTTCGATCCCGTCCGCGCACACCGCTGTCCCGCTACCCTGGGCGCACCGGGACAGCGGCGTCCAGCCGGGACTGTCCTGTTCGCGAAAGGACGGGCCATGTCGACAGCGGATTCCCTGGTCGAAACCATCAACAGCGCCATCGAACTCACCGTTCCGGCCGCCGCGAAGATGGGGGTGCGCGCGGTCGAGGCGCGGCGCGGATTCGCGGTGACCGCGGTGCCGAACGAGGGCAACGGCAACCACTTCGGCGCGATCTACGCGGGTGTGCAGTTCACCGTCGCCGAGGTGCTCGGCGGGGCCATCGCGGCGGCCAGTTTCGACACCAGCGCGTTCTACCCGCTGGTGAAGTCGTTCGACATCTCGTTCAAGGCGATGGCGCGCAGCGACCTGCGGGCCGAGGCCACCCTCGACGAGGCCGAGATCGCGCGGATCGGCGCCGAGGCCGCCGAGCGCGGGAAGTCAGATTTCGTGCTGGAAGCGGTGGTCACCGATGCAGCCGGTACGGTCGTGGCCACCTCGCGCGGGGTCTATCAGTTGCGCGCGATCGGACGCTGAATTCCGCCCTGAGGTCTGCTCATGACCGTGGCGCGTTCGGTGTTGCTGTTCGCTCTGGCCGCCTACGGTGGTGTGCCTGGGGCGGAGTCGGGATCATCATCGATGTCCCACGCGTCACTGGCCAGGGCTGACGCCGCACGGCGGGAGCCGATTCCGTAAGATCTGGCGGCACGACAATTCGGCTCGGCGGGAGGGGTGGGGCTCGATGCAACCGGCAGGATCAGTGCGCGGCGGACGACCGCGCGTCGCGGGGTTCCCCGGCCCCGACATCGACACCGAACCCGATCTGTGGTGCGGCGCGCCGATCGCCGACGACCGGATCAGAGCGCTGGCCGTCGGCGCCTACTACGGCCGCAGCTGGGGCGCGCACTGCGACGGCGTCGCGTTCCTGCCCGAGGAGGACGACAGCACCTCGACCCGGCGCGAGACCGCGATCGAGGGCCTGCACGAGTCGTGGGGCGTCGACAATGCCGAGGACGCCCGCGACACCATCCGCAGGCTGCTCGCCGGCATGCACGCACCGCTGTTCGAACTCGTCCACCCGCTCGCCGTCGCGGCCGCGACCGACACCGGACGGGTCGACCGGACCGGCGTGGCCGACGAACATCGCGAATTCCTGCACACCCTCTCGGGTTTCCGCGGCTACCGCGGTCCCGCCGGCATCGACCGCGACTACGACGCCTGGCTGCAGGCCATCAAACTCGGCATCGCCGACAGCCTGCCGACCCCGCTGCAGACCGACGCCACCGCCTGGGATCTGGCGCGGCTGGTCTTCATCGCCAGGGCGGCGCGCACGGCCGAATACCTCACCGAGGACGAGGCGTGGGAGCACATGTTGACCGGCTTGGATCGGGCGCGCCAGCACTACCGCAACTGGCGCCAGTTCGGCGACGGATTCCTCACCGGCGCCATTTTCTGGGCGGCCACCCAGGATCTCTCGGCCGCCAAGGAGCAGATCGCCCAGCGCAGACGGATGATCGCGGGCTTGCATCTGCGTCCGTCGAGCCCGTGGCGCCGGGTGGCGCTGCATTCGGGCGCGCCGGTGTTCAGCCCGGCATCGCCAGCATGATGCCGACCGCCTGACGCCGGAACGGGTCGTCGGCGACCATCCCCAGCTTGCGGCGCTCGACCAGCAGCTGCCATTCGCCGAACAGGTCGGCCGAGGACGGCAGCGACTGCGCGATCGACCCGTCGGCGTGCTCGACCTCGCAGGCCAGGCCGATGGCCTCGACGACGCGGGCGAAGTCGGCCGGCTCCCAGTCCAGGAAGTC
Proteins encoded in this window:
- the pgm gene encoding phosphoglucomutase (alpha-D-glucose-1,6-bisphosphate-dependent), which encodes MAHDRAGRPARPTDLVDIAHLVTAYYSRVPDPAEPSQQVVFGTSGHRGSSEDGAFNEAHIMAITQAIVEYRATRGITGPVYLARDTHALSEPAWTTALEVLAGNDITAVVDARGRYTPTPALSHAVLRHNRGGTKHQADGIVVTPSHNPPRDGGFKYNPPHGGPADSKATDTIAARANDLLRGGLAEVKRVSLAQAMATHVERYDYLDQYVADLPNALNLDAIRGAGIRMGADPMGGASVDYWEEIGQRFDLELEVVNPSVDPTWRFMTLDSDGQIRMDPSSRHAMAALVGIKDDYDISTGNDADADRHGIVTPDGGLMNPNHFLAVAIEYLVANRMWWDALTKIGKTVVTSSMVDRVVGVLGRDVHEVPVGFKWFVPGLFSGSLAFGGEESAGASFLRMDGTVWTTDKDGILLSLLAAEIAAVTGQTPSARYGELERQHGSPAYARIDAIATSDQKAKLARLSPDAVTGTEIAGEEITGIITTARGNGAPLGGLKVTTENAWFAARPSGTEDKYKIYAESFLGPEHLTQVQAAAEEMVNQALGE
- a CDS encoding MFS transporter gives rise to the protein MTTTLEKGTPGPANGPEAGRRGSHALRWWVLAVLGIAQLMVVLDATIVNIALPAAQADLGFPDADRQWVITGYALAFGSLLLLGGRLSDLFGRRNTFIVGLVGFAVASAVGGAATSFEMLVAARVGQGVFGALLAPAALSLLTVTFTEPKERAKAFGIFGAVAGTGGAIGLLLGGVLTEWASWRWAMYVNLIFAAVALVGAVLLLAKHTASSRPKLDWPGTIAVTAALFGIVYGFSHAESHGWSDPTTLAFLIGGTVLLAAFVWLETRVAHPLLPLRIVADRTRGGAYLTVFVMGIGMFAIFLFLTYYMQLTLGYSPIMTGVAFLPMVAGMIASSTTVPSLVLPRVGPKVVISGGFLVAAAGMVWLTRIGLDTAYATHILPALILLGLGLGGAMATAFQGSTAGVQHEDAGVASAMVNTSQQVGGSIGTALLSTIAATAMADYVSAHEAGPLTMAQGAIESYVTSFWWASAAFVLGAIVIGVLMPNTVPAPAEGEPVLAH
- a CDS encoding TetR/AcrR family transcriptional regulator; this translates as MNHATTTAVPPRRLRADAVRNQQRIVAAARELFADHGLEITLDDVAERAGVGVGTVYRRFANKKELIAEVFDQHMVDFADAADEAMRNPDAWLGLVEFFEDACRHLATNRGFGEVMLELEEDPARFAELRDRIRPSVTAIIDRAREAGAVHPDVTTTDFFALIHMVNAFAEFAGPVNSEVWQRYMAITLNGVRTDAVPRRPLLVDPLTDQEVEQAKAAGCLGRRR
- a CDS encoding D-arabinono-1,4-lactone oxidase, producing the protein MTKSTWVNWAGEQRCTPAVVAAPRDVEELAETVTSAAEAGRTVRVAGSGHSFTDAVLTDGTLVDLRRLNKVLDVDASTGRVRVEAGLTLNAANPLLHQHGLAFPNLGDIDTQSLAGATATATHGTGAKLPNISAALHAVELMRADGTTVELDARTDPDGWRAARVSIGALGIVTAATLQLQPSFVLENVERPVPIEEVLADLDEYIDGNDHFEFFAFAHSTLAMTKALNRTDAPEQPRGAVREWLNDILLSNHLYDGMCKLGKRIPATIPYIHRVASRAGSNNRQVDRSYRVFATPRLVKFNEMEYAIPRAHAATAIREILELSKRFDTLMPIEVRWVAPDDAFLSPAGGRETCYIAVHQYEGMVWEPYLRACEAVFDRYDGRPHWGKHHFQTAATLSPRYPEWDRFTEVRRRFDPTGVFANDYVRRVLGPLD
- a CDS encoding arsenate reductase ArsC, with the translated sequence MAHTPSVLFVCVHDAGRSQMAAGFLRALAGDRIEVRTGGSEPANELNPAAVAVMAEIDIDISGARPTPLAHDAVGLSDVVVTMGCGEVCPYFPGISYRDWVLADPAGQPIEVVRNIRDHLRILVGNLIAELVPVPAR
- a CDS encoding VOC family protein, which codes for MTPQLDVISIIVSDMATSLAFYRRLGLVFPDGAESEGHAEAPLGGGLRLALDTEQTIASFTPDWRPPTGPGRSSIAFRCADPAEVDKVYAELVEAGHHGELAPWDAFWGQRYASLTDPDGHGIDLYAPLPSE
- a CDS encoding NUDIX hydrolase, with protein sequence MIDESVYSNLRIEAERDEVRRLVVGAVVVRHHRVLILRRRRSDFLGGRWELPSGVVEPGEALDDALTREIAEETGLRVTEVSDYLGEFDYLSSSGARTRQFTFVAEVATTGPVTLTEHDAHLWTRLTGELPVSDEVREILGRYQQRLREPHSWSAYSLGNGA
- a CDS encoding helix-turn-helix domain-containing protein, encoding MADYRERAARVDRAVVWSVSGRSGSVPVYPDGCMDLIWTEGALMVAGPDSRTFHTTAGPAGDYVGIRFAPGTAPALLGIPAVELRDQRVGLSEVFTDRRARALLDRLDNAPDRVAALDTIAAELAAEAKPPDPALTAVVGMLAAGGSVADIAVGTGLSARTLHRRSLPAFGYGPKMLARVLRFQRALARIRAGRSAAETAAATGFADQAHLSREVRDLAGCTVGALCSR
- a CDS encoding DUF4442 domain-containing protein; its protein translation is MSTADSLVETINSAIELTVPAAAKMGVRAVEARRGFAVTAVPNEGNGNHFGAIYAGVQFTVAEVLGGAIAAASFDTSAFYPLVKSFDISFKAMARSDLRAEATLDEAEIARIGAEAAERGKSDFVLEAVVTDAAGTVVATSRGVYQLRAIGR
- a CDS encoding DUF1266 domain-containing protein, with the protein product MRGGRPRVAGFPGPDIDTEPDLWCGAPIADDRIRALAVGAYYGRSWGAHCDGVAFLPEEDDSTSTRRETAIEGLHESWGVDNAEDARDTIRRLLAGMHAPLFELVHPLAVAAATDTGRVDRTGVADEHREFLHTLSGFRGYRGPAGIDRDYDAWLQAIKLGIADSLPTPLQTDATAWDLARLVFIARAARTAEYLTEDEAWEHMLTGLDRARQHYRNWRQFGDGFLTGAIFWAATQDLSAAKEQIAQRRRMIAGLHLRPSSPWRRVALHSGAPVFSPASPA